A single Balaenoptera ricei isolate mBalRic1 chromosome 13, mBalRic1.hap2, whole genome shotgun sequence DNA region contains:
- the ODC1 gene encoding ornithine decarboxylase gives MNNFSNEEFDCHFLDEGFTAKDILDQKINEVSSSDDKDAFYVADLGDILKKHLRWFKALPRVTPFYAVKCNDSRTIVKTLAAIGTGFDCASKTEIQLVQSLGVPPERIIYANPCKQVSQIKYAANNGVQMMTFDSEVELMKVARAHPKAKLVLRIATDDSKAVCRLSVKFGATLKTSRLLLERAKELDIDVIGVSFHVGSGCTDPETFVQAISDARCVFDMGAEVGFNMYLLDIGGGFPGSEDVKLKFEEITSVINPALDKYFPSDSGVRIIAEPGRYYVASAFTLAVNIIAKKRVLKEQTGSDDEDESSEQTFMYYVNDGVYGSFNCILYDHAHVKPLLQKRPKPDEKYYSSSIWGPTCDGLDRIVERCNLPEMHVGDWMLFENMGAYTVAAASTFNGFQRPTIYYVMSGPTWQLMQQIQNHDFPPGVEEQDVGTLPVSCAWESGMKRHPAACASARINV, from the exons ATGAATAACTTTAGTAATGAAGAGTTTGACTGCCATTTCTTGGATGAAGGCTTTACTGCCAAGGACATTCTGGACcaaaaaattaatgaagtttcttcttct GACGATAAGGATGCCTTCTATGTTGCGGACCTGGGAGACATCCTGAAGAAACATCTGAGATGGTTTAAAGCTCTTCCTCGGGTCACCCCCTTTTATGCAGTCAAATGCAATGATAGCAGAACCATAGTGAAGACCTTAGCTGCTATAGGGACAGGATTTGACTGTGCCAGCAAG actgAAATCCAGTTGGTGCAGAGTCTCGGGGTGCCTCCAGAGAGGATTATCTATGCAAACCCTTGTAAACAAGTGTCTCAGATTAAATATGCTGCCAATAATGGAGTTCAGATGATGACTTTTGATAGTGAAGTTGAGTTGATGAAAGTTGCCAGGGCACATCCAAAGGCCAA GTTGGTTTTGCGGATTGCCACTGATGATTCCAAAGCAGTCTGTCGCCTCAGTGTCAAATTTGGTGCCACACTCAAAACTAGCAGGCTTCTTTTGGAACGGGCGAAAGAGCTAGATATTGATGTCATTGGTGTCAG CTTCCATGTGGGAAGTGGTTGTACTGATCCGGAGACCTTTGTGCAGGCCATCTCTGATGCCCGCTGTGTCTTTGACATGGGA GCTGAGGTTGGTTTCAACATGTATCTGCTTGATATTGGTGGTGGCTTTCCTGGATCTGAGGATGTAAAGCttaaatttgaagag ATCACCAGTGTAATCAACCCGGCATTGGACAAGTATTTTCCATCAGACTCTGGAGTTAGAATCATAGCTGAGCCAGGCAGATACTATGTTGCGTCAGCTTTCACGCTAGCAGTTAATATCATTGCCAAAAAACGCGTATTAAAGGAACAGACAGGCTCTGATG ATGAAGATGAGTCAAGTGAACAGACATTTATGTATTACGTGAATGATGGAGTATATGGCTCCTTCAACTGCATCCTCTACGATCATGCACACGTGAAGCCTCTTCTGCAGAAG AGACCCAAACCAGATGAGAAGTATTATTCATCCAGCATCTGGGGACCGACCTGTGATGGCCTGGATCGCATTGTTGAGCGCTGTAACTTGCCCGAGATGCATGTGGGCGATTGGATGCTCTTTGAAAACATGGGTGCTTACACTGTCGCTGCTGCTTCCACTTTCAATGGATTCCAGAGACCGACCATCTACTATGTGATGTCAGGGCCAACATG GCAACTGATGCAGCAAATCCAGAACCACGACTTCCCACCCGGAGTAGAGGAGCAGGATGTTGGCACTCTGCCTGTGTCCTGTGCTTGGGAGAGTGGAATGAAACGGCACCCAGCAGCCTGTGCTTCAGCTCGTATTAATGTGTAG